In bacterium, the genomic window CGGATTCAGCGGTCCGAATAAGGCACAAACCCACCGGGGTCGTGGTTAGCTGCCAGGATGAACGTTCCCAAATGCAAAATCGTCTCAAAGCAATGAGAATCTTACGCGCAAGAGTTGATGAAATCGTAAGGGAAAAAGAAATCCAAAAACAAGGCGCAGAAAGAAGAGGTCAGATAGGCTCAGGCGAAAGAAGCGAAAAGATACGAACATACAATTTCCCGCAAAACCGGGTTACGGATCACCGCATCAAAGTCAGTCTTTACCGTCTTGGAGAAATCTTAGACGGCGATCTCTTTGAGTATCATACTTTACTTTCGGATGAAGAGGCCCGCAGGTATGTCCAATCAGGCTCTTGAGTTCATTCGAACTGCTAGCACAAAAGCATCATGGCAAGAAAAAATAATTCTTCTCGAATTCGTTTCCGGTTTAAGAATGCCTGATATTGTTGCTTCTGAATTTGACCTCTCCCCTGTGATGAAGAATGAGTATACTCGTCTACTGATAGAAAGAGACTCCGGTAAACCAATAGATTTAATAATAGGGAAAAAACCTTTCTTGGACTTCGAGGTCAATATCGAAGACGGCGTATTCATCCCAAGGCCTGAAACCGAAGAACTTGTTGAAAATACGCTCATCCGATTGCCAAAGGACCCTCAAATCATCGTGGAGATAGGGACAGGGACGGGTGTCATTTCATTAGCGTTGGCAAGAAAATTCAAAGACGCAAGGATTTTTTCAACCGATATCTCTTCAAGGGCTGTTGCGCTCGCAAAACGCAATGCGGAACATTTGGGTTTGTCAGACGCTATTAATTTTTTTGAAGCCGATCTTATTCATTTCAGCGGTTCCGAAATCTTAAAGGGAAAAGTTAATCTTCTCATTTCTAATCCACCGTATATCCCATCGTCAAGAATACCTCATCTTGATGATGAAGTCAGGTTGTATGATCCTCCGCTTGCTCTTGACGGGATGGATGACGGTTGCTCGGTTGTCAGAAGAATTCTCGATTTGTCAATCGATTACCTGTCTCCTGACGGTCTTGTTTCTTTAGAGATAGACGGTTTGATTGAGAAACCTCTTAATAGTTATCTTTCCCAAAGTACACTTGAATTCAAAAAAGGGGTTGACATCAGAGGAAATCTGCGTTTTCTTTATGCGAGTCTGCATGAAAATAGCTTTAGTATACAATAAACAAAAACCTCTTGTTGACGAGGTCGTCTCAAAAATCAAGTCATGGGCTTCTTTCGAGAATCACACTATCAACAGTTTGCCCAAACTCGACAGATCCGTAGAATTTGTTATAGCTCTTGGCGGTGATGGGACAATGCTCCGCGCCGTCAGGGAAACCGGCGAACTCGAAATACCTGTCATGGGTATCAATCTTGGAGGACTCGGCTTCCTGACCGCCTTTCAGTCTTCTGACATAGACCAAGCACTTTCTGATCTTTCCAAAAAAAAGGTCAGGATTGAAAAACGAATGCTTGTTAAAATCTCGGTTGATGACGATGTTTTCTTTGCACTTAACGACGCTACATTCAATATGAGCAACGATGCAAGATCCATTGAACTTTCAACCTACGTCAACAGCGAATTTCTTACCCGTTTTACGGGAGACGGTTTGATTGTTTCGACTCCAACCGGCTCAACCGCTTATTCGCTTGCAGCAGGAGGTCCGATATTAGATCCAAGGCTGGAGGCTATTGTTTTAACTCCAATATGTCCTCACGCTCTCTCGGCAAGACCAATGCTCGTTCCGCCTTCTTATACGGTTACAGTCGAAGTAGGTTCTAAAAATCCTAACGTCATTCTGACTATTGACGGTCAGGAACATCGGGTCCTTAACACTTCCGAAAAAGTTAATTTCTCGCGATCAGAACGTCATGCAATGCTTGTTATGCCCCAGAAAGTTTCTTTTTTTGAAATACTCAGACACAAGATGCGGTGGGGAGGCATCAGGGATGCTTGAGCGTCTTTTTATACGGAATTTTGCGTTAATTGAAAAGACCGAACTTTGTTTTTCTCAAGGATTGAACATACTTACCGGTGAAACCGGCGCAGGCAAATCAATACTTCTAGGCGCCCTGCAAACCGTTCTTGGCGATAAAATCACTGATGATCTTTTTCGCTCTGAGGCAAACACCTTGGAAGTTGAAGCGACTTTCGATGCAAAGAAACTTGTTCTGCCTGAATGGGCCAAAGTCGAAGATAATGTGCTTCTGATTCAAAGGATTGCTGATAAAGGTAAAAAGGTTCAAAATTACCTTAACCAGCATCAAATCACACAAGCGGCACTTTCAGAATTGGGTGATGGCCTGGTTGATATACATGGCCAACATGACCATCAGCTCCTTCTGAAACCGGCGTATCATGGGCTCTTCCTGGACTCATTCGGTGGTATCCAAGAACTCAGGGAATCTTTTTCTGCAAAGCTTTCCGAATATAATAGAATTGCGGTAAGTATCAAGAATTTGAGGTCTGATTTGGCAAAACGCAAGGAAATTCGAGACTATACTGAATTCCAGATTGCAGAAATTGAACAAATTGATCTTAAACCAGGTGAGATATCTGCTCTAAAATCTGAAAGAGAACTTCTTGCTTCGGCTGAAAAAAGAGCAGAAATGATAACAAGACTCATCAATATGATTTCTGAAAATGATTCCAGCATTCTTGAAGGACTTGCACTTGGAACGAATGCGCTTGAAGAGCTTGCGATCCTGGATACAAGATGCAGAGATCTTCTTGAAACACTTAAAGAAGCAGAAATAAGGATAGACGAGGTTTGGAGAAGCCTTGTAAAATATCGAGAATCCATTGAATACTCCCCCACAAGACTCGAAGAGATTAACGAAAGATTATTTTCCTTGGAAAAGCTTTTAAGGAAGCATAATCTTGACGAGGAAGGACTTCTGAAATTAAAGGATGAATTACAAAAAAAACTCAATTCAATTGAATATGACGAAAAAGAACTTGAGAAATTGATTACGGATGAGGTTGTGCTAAGGAATGAAGTTGTTACTATTGCGCAAGATCTTTCTATGAAAAGAAAAAAGATAAAGGATAGTTTCTCTTCTGCTGTCGAAAACGAGTTAAAAACACTTGGAATGCCTAAAGCGTTTCTCGATGTTGAACTTTTGAGAATTGAAGACCCGGATGGGCTTTACGAAGAAGAAGGAAAGAGGTTTCGCATATCGGAAAACGGACTTGAAGAAATCCAATTCCTTTTTTCAGCTAACCCGGGAGAAAAACCGAAGCCTCTTTCAAAAATAGCATCAGGCGGAGAGCTATCGCGGATCATGCTCGCCCTCAAAACGGTACTTTCCCGTTCAGATACCGTCCCTGTTCTTGTTTTTGATGAAATTGACTCCGGAATAGGTGGACGTACAGCTGAGGTCGTGGGAAAGAAACTAAAAGAACTCTCCGTAACAAAACAGGTAATCCTTGTTACCCACCTTCACCAAATTGCCCGCTACGCTGACTCTCATTTCCGAGTGATCAAGGAAGAGAAAGATGGAAGAACCTTTACCCACATTGAAAAGCTGACAAAAGACGGCAGAGTGGAAGAACTGGCAAGGATGCTTGGAGGCGAGGAAATTTCTGAGGCAGTAAGAGCTCACGCAAGTGAACTGATTGAAAACCAATGATGTCTAATGAACTCCTAGATAGGGCGAAAGAAAAAAAAACATGTAACGCAGATAGTCTTGGGTGGAGATTGCTTACTGTTCCCAATATCCTTTCATTGTTCAGGCTTGTTCTCTTGATTCCCACTGTATGGTTTCTCCTTAAGGAAAGAAACGTTCTCGCTTTCGCCTTTTTTGTTTTTTCCTCGATAACGGATGCTTTAGACGGCATGATTGCTAGAAGATTCCATCAGAAAAGCGAGTGGGGCAAGATTCTAGATCCACTCGCAGATAAGCTCACCTTAAACATCCTTGCGATGATCCTTGCAGTAAAAGGCAGAATACCTTTGTTTCTCGCCGTAGTGGTTCTATCTAGAGATGCGGCAATCCTTGCTGGAAGTTTTTTTCTTCTGACATCTAAAACCCTTGTTCTTCCGTCAAACGTGCCGGGGAAGATAACAGGCATTTTTTTCTTCGCAATGATTTGCGCCGGACTGCTTAATATCCGGTGGCTTCTGCTTTATCTTGTCCCGGTCCTGACTGTTCTTGTTCTCATAACCTGGGTAATATATGGCTACAATTTCTTATTAAACATCAACCCGAAGAAACGAAACTCTGACACCTTGTGAAAATACTCGCAATCTCTGACCTGCATGACCGCCCGATTGACCAGCTCCTGAAGCTTGATGATATCGATTGCGTTTTTGTCCTCGGAGACATCACGACAGGCAAAGGCTTGATCAAGACTCAGGAGATAATGAACAAATTGAGAACTTCTTACCCATCTGTATATTCCATCACAGGCAACTGGGAAACCGCTGATGCATCCGATTGGCTTGAACGTGAAGGTATCAGTATTGATGGTAAAACAGTGGAAATTGGCGGCTATCAGGTTCTGGGAATCGGCGGTTCTACTCCTACACCTTTCAAAACCCCGCGGGAATTTCCGGAATACTATTATGAAAACATGTTTAAGGGATGGTTGGAGATCCCAATTGAAGGCAGGTCAATTATCCTCTCACATGCTCCGCCTTACGGAGTATGCGACAAGACATTTATTGGAACTCACGTCGGATCAAAACCCTTGAGGAATTTCATACTCCAGCGCCAGTCAAATCTCCTACTCTGCGGCCATATTCACGAAGGAAGAGGGAAAACCAATCTTGATAAAACTATTGTTGCAAATCCTGGTCCTGCTCCTGATCACTATGCCATTTTAGAAATTGATAAAACCATTTCTGTAGAATTATACTCTCTTTAGAGAATAAAATGTTCTATCCTGTCGCAAAGTGTAGTTTCATTGATGAGTATCCAGAAATCATCGTAGCATACAAACCGGAAATTCACCCTGCTGTGATTTAAGTCTCACCATTTCTCCTTTTCGATAAAATGGACGCTTGATTGTAAAGAATAAATTGCTATACTAGTTGAAAACTGGAGAAATTATGAATACTTTCTTGCTACTGAGCCTGTTTCTTAACGTTGTTATACCTTTAGAAAATACACCTCAATGGGAATCCGAGGATTCGGACTATTCTACAGGCGGAATCCTTGCGGATATTGACGCTGATAGCGATCTTGACTTGGTTGTAGGAAATGGCAACGATATGGCGAGGAACCAAAACAGGGGTTACTACAACAAAAAAGATACTCTTGAACGTACCGCTTCCTGGAACTCAGATGACTTGGCTTGTAACGGACATATCTCCTTAGGCGATTTGGATTCAGATGCTGATCTCGATTTTGCAGTTGCGGGCTTCGCCTACGGTGGTTCCGGCTGGCAACCCAACCCTTCAAGGGTTTATCGAAATGATACAGGACATTTCACATCATCCCCAATCTGGTTAGAAGGTGATACCCTTTATTCCTTCAGTTGCGACTTGGGTGATGCGGATTGTGACGGAGACCTCGATCTCGTTCTCGCAACAGGAAATGATTACAACAAGCAATACAGACACATAGTTGTATACGGAAATCAGAACGGTCTGCTCTCTTCTGAACCTATATGGATGTCAGATGATGCAGATCTCAACATGGATGCATGCTGGGTAGACATAGACAAGGATGGTGATCTTGATCTTGCTGCTGCTGGATTTCAAAGAAACAGAATATACTATATGGAAGAAGGCATCCTTAATACTAAAGCAGGCTGGACATCAGGGGATGCCCATCATACA contains:
- a CDS encoding peptide chain release factor N(5)-glutamine methyltransferase — protein: MKRPAGMSNQALEFIRTASTKASWQEKIILLEFVSGLRMPDIVASEFDLSPVMKNEYTRLLIERDSGKPIDLIIGKKPFLDFEVNIEDGVFIPRPETEELVENTLIRLPKDPQIIVEIGTGTGVISLALARKFKDARIFSTDISSRAVALAKRNAEHLGLSDAINFFEADLIHFSGSEILKGKVNLLISNPPYIPSSRIPHLDDEVRLYDPPLALDGMDDGCSVVRRILDLSIDYLSPDGLVSLEIDGLIEKPLNSYLSQSTLEFKKGVDIRGNLRFLYASLHENSFSIQ
- a CDS encoding NAD(+)/NADH kinase; this encodes MKIALVYNKQKPLVDEVVSKIKSWASFENHTINSLPKLDRSVEFVIALGGDGTMLRAVRETGELEIPVMGINLGGLGFLTAFQSSDIDQALSDLSKKKVRIEKRMLVKISVDDDVFFALNDATFNMSNDARSIELSTYVNSEFLTRFTGDGLIVSTPTGSTAYSLAAGGPILDPRLEAIVLTPICPHALSARPMLVPPSYTVTVEVGSKNPNVILTIDGQEHRVLNTSEKVNFSRSERHAMLVMPQKVSFFEILRHKMRWGGIRDA
- the recN gene encoding DNA repair protein RecN, with product MLERLFIRNFALIEKTELCFSQGLNILTGETGAGKSILLGALQTVLGDKITDDLFRSEANTLEVEATFDAKKLVLPEWAKVEDNVLLIQRIADKGKKVQNYLNQHQITQAALSELGDGLVDIHGQHDHQLLLKPAYHGLFLDSFGGIQELRESFSAKLSEYNRIAVSIKNLRSDLAKRKEIRDYTEFQIAEIEQIDLKPGEISALKSERELLASAEKRAEMITRLINMISENDSSILEGLALGTNALEELAILDTRCRDLLETLKEAEIRIDEVWRSLVKYRESIEYSPTRLEEINERLFSLEKLLRKHNLDEEGLLKLKDELQKKLNSIEYDEKELEKLITDEVVLRNEVVTIAQDLSMKRKKIKDSFSSAVENELKTLGMPKAFLDVELLRIEDPDGLYEEEGKRFRISENGLEEIQFLFSANPGEKPKPLSKIASGGELSRIMLALKTVLSRSDTVPVLVFDEIDSGIGGRTAEVVGKKLKELSVTKQVILVTHLHQIARYADSHFRVIKEEKDGRTFTHIEKLTKDGRVEELARMLGGEEISEAVRAHASELIENQ
- a CDS encoding CDP-alcohol phosphatidyltransferase family protein, translating into MMSNELLDRAKEKKTCNADSLGWRLLTVPNILSLFRLVLLIPTVWFLLKERNVLAFAFFVFSSITDALDGMIARRFHQKSEWGKILDPLADKLTLNILAMILAVKGRIPLFLAVVVLSRDAAILAGSFFLLTSKTLVLPSNVPGKITGIFFFAMICAGLLNIRWLLLYLVPVLTVLVLITWVIYGYNFLLNINPKKRNSDTL
- a CDS encoding YfcE family phosphodiesterase is translated as MKILAISDLHDRPIDQLLKLDDIDCVFVLGDITTGKGLIKTQEIMNKLRTSYPSVYSITGNWETADASDWLEREGISIDGKTVEIGGYQVLGIGGSTPTPFKTPREFPEYYYENMFKGWLEIPIEGRSIILSHAPPYGVCDKTFIGTHVGSKPLRNFILQRQSNLLLCGHIHEGRGKTNLDKTIVANPGPAPDHYAILEIDKTISVELYSL